Proteins from a single region of Synergistaceae bacterium:
- a CDS encoding YeeE/YedE family protein: VGAGIYAETFPYLQRTVLTWGDYGKITIPQVLGINHWLVIVTLILLTLLLFRWFEKKGL; this comes from the coding sequence GTCGGTGCAGGGATATATGCGGAAACCTTTCCTTATTTACAGAGGACGGTACTGACCTGGGGAGACTATGGCAAAATTACGATTCCCCAAGTTCTCGGCATAAATCACTGGCTGGTTATCGTTACATTAATATTATTAACATTGCTGCTGTTTCGTTGGTTTGAGAAAAAAGGCCTGTAA